In Synechococcus sp. KORDI-52, one genomic interval encodes:
- the bioB gene encoding biotin synthase BioB has protein sequence MTLCIRHDWTTEEIQTLLELPLMELLWRAQTVHREANPGYHVQLASLLSVKTGGCEEDCAYCSQSIHNSSDITAFEAQMQVEPVLQRAHAAKEAGADRFCMGWAWREIRDGAPFEAMLEMVRGVRGMGMEACVTAGMLTDQQAKRLADAGLTAYNHNLDTSPEHYDRIISTRTYQERLETLQRVRNAGVTLCCGGIIGMGETLRDRASMLQVLASMTPHPESVPVNGLVAVEGTKLEDQAPFEPLELVRMVATARILMPRARVRLSAGRASMSREAQILCLQAGADSIFYGDVLLTTGNPDVEADRQLLADAGVTANWQNEEASAASCSPP, from the coding sequence ATGACGCTCTGCATTCGCCACGACTGGACCACGGAGGAGATCCAGACGCTGCTGGAGCTCCCTTTGATGGAGCTGCTCTGGCGTGCACAGACCGTGCATCGGGAAGCCAATCCGGGCTATCACGTTCAGCTGGCCTCACTGCTGAGCGTGAAAACCGGTGGCTGCGAAGAGGATTGCGCCTATTGCTCCCAATCGATCCACAACAGCAGTGACATCACGGCATTCGAAGCACAGATGCAGGTGGAACCGGTGCTGCAGCGCGCCCATGCCGCCAAGGAGGCCGGCGCTGACCGCTTCTGCATGGGCTGGGCCTGGCGGGAGATCCGCGACGGCGCCCCCTTTGAAGCGATGCTCGAAATGGTGCGGGGCGTTCGCGGCATGGGAATGGAAGCCTGCGTGACCGCCGGGATGCTCACTGATCAACAGGCGAAACGGTTGGCCGATGCCGGGCTGACGGCCTACAACCACAACCTGGACACCAGCCCCGAGCACTACGACCGGATCATCTCCACTCGCACGTATCAGGAACGCCTGGAGACCCTGCAACGGGTTCGAAATGCAGGTGTCACGCTCTGCTGCGGCGGCATCATCGGCATGGGCGAAACCCTGCGGGATCGGGCCTCGATGCTGCAGGTGCTGGCCAGCATGACCCCCCACCCCGAAAGCGTGCCGGTGAACGGACTGGTGGCAGTGGAGGGCACCAAATTGGAGGACCAAGCTCCATTCGAACCACTTGAGCTGGTGCGGATGGTGGCGACCGCCAGAATCCTGATGCCCCGTGCGCGGGTGCGTTTGAGCGCTGGACGTGCATCGATGAGCCGGGAAGCCCAGATCCTCTGCCTCCAAGCCGGTGCCGATTCGATTTTCTATGGCGATGTTCTGCTCACGACGGGCAATCCGGATGTGGAAGCCGACCGCCAACTTCTCGCCGATGCCGGAGTCACGGCCAACTGGCAGAACGAGGAAGCCTCTGCCGCCAGTTGCTCTCCCCCCTAA
- a CDS encoding isoprenyl transferase, whose protein sequence is MSRPPATGTDRTDRSLPPANLDPDRLPQHVALIMDGNGRWAESRGLPRMMGHRAGVEALKSTLRLCSDWGIQALTAYAFSTENWSRPGEEVNFLMTLFERVLQAELKALEAEQVRIRFLGDLEALPQKLQQLIAEATTSTASNTGIHFNVCTNYGGRRELVLAAQRLARRAAAGELDPDDIDENSIGAELFTAGEQDPDLLIRTSGEHRISNFLLWQLAYAEIHVTDVLWPDFNAMALKEALLDFQRRNRRFGGLDPISP, encoded by the coding sequence TTGAGCCGCCCTCCGGCCACCGGCACTGACAGGACCGATCGTTCGCTACCTCCAGCGAACCTCGATCCTGACCGGCTGCCGCAGCACGTTGCCTTGATCATGGATGGCAACGGTCGCTGGGCCGAATCACGTGGTTTGCCCCGGATGATGGGGCACCGTGCTGGCGTCGAAGCTCTGAAATCCACCCTGCGGCTCTGCAGCGACTGGGGCATCCAGGCCTTGACGGCCTACGCCTTCTCCACGGAGAACTGGTCACGCCCGGGGGAGGAAGTGAATTTCCTGATGACCCTGTTCGAACGGGTCCTGCAGGCCGAACTCAAGGCCCTGGAAGCGGAGCAGGTGCGTATCCGGTTTCTTGGTGATCTGGAAGCCCTGCCCCAGAAATTGCAGCAGTTGATCGCCGAGGCCACGACCAGCACTGCATCCAACACAGGCATTCACTTCAACGTGTGCACCAACTACGGCGGACGACGGGAACTGGTGCTGGCCGCTCAGCGCCTGGCCCGACGCGCTGCGGCAGGGGAACTCGATCCCGACGACATCGACGAGAACAGCATCGGAGCCGAATTGTTCACCGCTGGGGAGCAGGATCCCGATCTGTTGATCCGCACCAGTGGTGAACACCGCATCAGCAATTTTCTGCTCTGGCAGCTGGCTTACGCGGAGATCCACGTCACCGATGTGCTGTGGCCCGACTTCAATGCCATGGCGTTGAAAGAGGCCCTGCTCGATTTCCAACGCCGCAACCGCCGCTTCGGTGGCCTCGATCCGATCAGCCCATGA
- the cdaA gene encoding diadenylate cyclase CdaA, translating into MNVMAVVDPRLVLDILFASSIGFLLFSRVNEQRTLWLLRGWLFLVAMAWFVQRFANLPLTTKLVDALVMACSLSLAILWQGELRRLMELLGTGRLAVLLGNPQKEFRASAGTVNQITEAAGRLSQLRRGALIVVDLGSDLRPEDFLNPGIPIGAVLSRELMLNLFAADTPLHDGAVLVRGNRIESAGVILPLSRHSVSRFGTRHLAALGITERFDRCICIVVSEETGTLSLANQGKLERPITSSRLKELLQELFSTAESMPPARRTVGNASSESLS; encoded by the coding sequence GTGAACGTGATGGCGGTGGTGGATCCGCGCCTGGTGCTCGACATCCTCTTTGCCTCCTCCATCGGCTTTCTTCTGTTCTCGCGTGTCAACGAACAGCGCACCCTCTGGCTGCTTCGTGGCTGGTTGTTTCTGGTGGCGATGGCCTGGTTTGTCCAGCGCTTCGCAAACCTGCCTCTCACCACAAAGCTGGTCGACGCGCTCGTCATGGCCTGTTCGCTGTCTCTGGCCATCCTTTGGCAAGGGGAGCTGCGTCGGTTGATGGAGCTCCTGGGGACCGGTCGTCTGGCCGTGTTATTGGGCAATCCCCAGAAAGAGTTCCGCGCTTCGGCGGGCACCGTCAACCAGATCACCGAGGCCGCAGGCCGCCTGTCGCAGCTGCGACGTGGGGCCTTGATCGTGGTGGACCTGGGAAGCGACCTGAGGCCTGAGGACTTTCTCAATCCCGGCATTCCCATTGGTGCTGTGCTGAGTCGCGAGCTGATGCTCAACCTGTTTGCCGCCGACACGCCCCTCCACGACGGTGCGGTGCTGGTGCGGGGCAATCGAATCGAGTCGGCAGGGGTGATTCTTCCTCTGTCGAGGCACAGCGTGAGCCGTTTCGGCACCCGTCATCTAGCGGCCCTCGGCATCACCGAACGTTTCGATCGCTGCATCTGCATCGTGGTGTCGGAAGAAACCGGGACGCTGTCGCTAGCGAACCAGGGCAAGCTGGAACGACCGATCACCAGTTCACGCCTCAAGGAATTGCTGCAGGAGCTTTTCAGTACTGCTGAATCGATGCCGCCGGCACGACGTACGGTGGGTAATGCTTCGTCCGAATCGCTGTCTTGA
- the lysA gene encoding diaminopimelate decarboxylase, translating to MTPTITSQRPFEVNRDTASPNRNLTPITTELDGSDRLVVGGCHLSDLAKRYGTPLYVLDEATVRATCRAYRQALDKHYSGPSLPIYASKANSSLVMSSLVASEGLGLDAVSAGELLTALRGGMPGERMVLHGNNKSDDELLLAYANNVTIVVDNQHDLDRLAQLVPTEKPPARLMLRFTPGIECHTHEYIRTGHLDSKFGFDPEQVEPVLRSLVGQPWARLTGLHAHIGSQIFELEPHRDLAAVMADKMKLARDLGHPVTDLNIGGGLGIRYVESDDPPSIEQWIQVVSEAVTEACRERGLELPRLMCEPGRSLVATAGVTLYTVGSRKTIPNVRTYVAIDGGMSDNPRPITYQSLYTCCLADRPLANTDESVNLVGKHCESGDVLLKDLPLPTTESGDVVAVFATGAYNASMSSNYNRIPRPAAVLVHEGSAELVQKREQPDDLLRYDVLPERFNAVR from the coding sequence GTGACCCCAACCATCACCAGTCAACGGCCCTTTGAGGTCAACCGGGACACGGCGAGCCCCAACCGCAACCTGACACCGATCACCACCGAACTCGACGGTTCCGACCGCCTGGTGGTAGGGGGGTGCCATCTCAGCGATCTGGCGAAGCGTTACGGCACACCGTTGTACGTCTTGGACGAGGCGACCGTACGGGCGACCTGCAGGGCCTACCGCCAGGCCCTTGACAAGCACTACTCAGGTCCGTCGCTGCCGATCTATGCCTCCAAGGCCAACAGCTCCCTGGTGATGAGCAGCCTGGTGGCCTCCGAGGGCTTGGGCCTGGATGCTGTTTCCGCCGGTGAACTGCTGACGGCGCTGCGGGGAGGGATGCCCGGGGAGCGAATGGTGCTGCACGGCAACAACAAATCCGACGATGAACTGCTGCTCGCCTACGCCAACAACGTCACGATCGTGGTGGATAACCAACACGATCTCGATCGCCTGGCCCAGCTGGTGCCCACAGAGAAGCCACCGGCACGCCTGATGCTGCGCTTTACCCCCGGCATCGAGTGCCATACGCACGAATACATCCGCACGGGACACCTGGACAGCAAGTTCGGCTTTGATCCCGAACAGGTGGAGCCGGTGCTGCGCAGCCTGGTCGGACAACCCTGGGCTCGACTCACCGGCCTGCACGCCCACATCGGATCCCAGATCTTTGAACTCGAACCCCACCGGGATCTGGCCGCAGTCATGGCCGATAAAATGAAGCTGGCCCGCGATCTCGGCCATCCCGTGACCGACCTCAACATCGGGGGCGGTCTTGGCATTCGCTACGTGGAATCCGATGATCCGCCGAGCATTGAGCAGTGGATCCAGGTGGTGTCCGAAGCCGTCACTGAGGCCTGCCGTGAGCGTGGGCTCGAATTGCCACGGTTGATGTGTGAACCGGGGCGCTCCCTGGTGGCGACCGCTGGGGTGACCCTCTACACGGTTGGTTCGCGCAAAACGATCCCCAACGTGCGTACTTACGTGGCCATCGACGGTGGCATGAGCGACAACCCCCGCCCCATCACCTACCAATCGCTCTACACCTGCTGCCTGGCCGATCGACCCCTGGCCAACACAGACGAAAGCGTGAACCTGGTGGGCAAACACTGTGAGTCGGGCGATGTACTGCTCAAGGACCTTCCCCTGCCCACCACTGAGAGCGGAGACGTTGTCGCTGTGTTTGCCACCGGTGCCTACAACGCCTCGATGAGTTCGAACTACAACCGGATCCCAAGGCCCGCTGCAGTTCTGGTGCACGAAGGGTCAGCGGAGCTGGTGCAGAAACGGGAGCAGCCGGATGACCTGCTGCGCTACGACGTTTTGCCGGAACGATTCAACGCGGTACGTTGA
- a CDS encoding GNAT family N-acetyltransferase, translating into MAASEGNLGIDPAEGASTPRILRLDPSWQQACLALDQRALNGLWTAEQWHRELDDPRRLCMGLVHPNTTLLAVACGWMVADELHITAVAVDPDRRRCGHGGLLLQALLQRARQQGAVHATLEVASDNVAALALYARTGFRTAGTRPGYYSDGRDAFIQWCRIPSPPSSTSVG; encoded by the coding sequence GTGGCGGCGTCGGAGGGCAATCTAGGAATCGACCCTGCTGAGGGTGCCTCGACGCCGCGCATCCTGCGTCTGGACCCTTCGTGGCAGCAGGCCTGTCTGGCTCTGGATCAGCGCGCGCTCAATGGACTGTGGACGGCTGAGCAATGGCACCGTGAGCTGGACGATCCGCGGCGCCTCTGCATGGGTCTTGTGCACCCCAACACCACCCTGTTGGCGGTGGCCTGCGGGTGGATGGTGGCCGATGAACTGCACATCACTGCTGTGGCCGTGGATCCCGACAGACGTCGCTGCGGCCATGGAGGTCTGCTTTTGCAAGCACTGTTGCAACGGGCACGACAGCAGGGCGCTGTGCACGCGACTCTCGAGGTGGCAAGCGACAACGTTGCCGCTTTGGCCCTCTACGCCAGGACCGGTTTCCGCACTGCAGGCACCCGGCCCGGGTACTACTCCGATGGTCGCGATGCCTTTATTCAGTGGTGTCGCATCCCGTCTCCGCCCTCGTCAACGTCAGTGGGCTGA
- a CDS encoding ATP-dependent Clp protease ATP-binding subunit yields the protein MFERFTEKAIKVIMLAQEEARRLGHNFVGTEQILLGLIGEGTGVAAKVLKSMGVNLKDARVEVEKIIGRGSGFVAVEIPFTPRAKRVLELSLEEARQLGHNYIGTEHLLLGLIREGEGVAARVLENLGVDLAKVRTQVIRMLGETAEVSAGGGGGGAKGSTKTPTLDEFGNNLTQLATEAKLDPVVGRHNEIDRVIQILGRRTKNNPVLIGEPGVGKTAIAEGLAQRIQQGDIPDILEDKRVLTLDIGLLVAGTKYRGEFEERLKKIMEEIKAAGNVILVIDEVHTLIGAGAAEGAIDAANILKPALARGELQCIGATTLDEYRKHIERDAALERRFQPVNVGEPSIDDTIEILRGLRERYEQHHRLKITDDALVAAATLGDRYISDRFLPDKAIDLIDEAGSRVRLLNSKLPPAAKEVDKELRSVQKEKEDAVRDQDFTKAGELREKEVELREQIRSLLQANKDEAKADAIPESGETASTETAASDSSPMVNEEDIAQIVASWTGVPVQKLTESESVKLLNMEETLHKRLIGQDEAVKAVSKAIRRARVGLKNPNRPIASFIFSGPTGVGKTELTKALATYFFGSEEAMIRLDMSEFMERHTVSKLIGSPPGYVGFNEGGQLTEAVRRRPYTVVLFDEIEKAHPDVFNLLLQLLEDGRLTDSKGRTVDFKNTLIIMTSNIGSKVIEKGGGGLGFEFSGESAEESQYTRIRSLVNEELKQYFRPEFLNRLDEIIVFRQLNREEVKQIAEIMLKEVFGRMGDKGITLTVSDAFKERLVEEGYNPAYGARPLRRAVMRLLEDSLAEEVLSGRIKDGDHAEVDVDENKKVVVRHKGQVDTAPQLAGASV from the coding sequence ATGTTCGAACGCTTCACCGAGAAGGCCATCAAGGTGATCATGCTTGCCCAAGAAGAGGCTCGCAGACTTGGTCACAACTTCGTCGGTACCGAACAAATACTCCTTGGCCTGATCGGCGAAGGGACAGGTGTGGCTGCCAAGGTTCTCAAATCCATGGGCGTCAATCTCAAGGATGCCCGTGTGGAGGTTGAAAAAATCATCGGACGCGGGTCAGGTTTTGTCGCCGTCGAGATTCCCTTCACTCCCCGAGCCAAAAGGGTTCTCGAGCTGTCTCTGGAAGAAGCCAGGCAGCTCGGTCACAACTACATCGGCACTGAACATCTTTTGCTCGGCCTGATTCGAGAAGGTGAAGGAGTAGCAGCCCGGGTTCTGGAGAACCTCGGCGTCGATCTGGCCAAGGTGCGCACTCAGGTGATCCGCATGCTGGGTGAAACCGCTGAGGTGTCTGCCGGTGGCGGTGGTGGTGGTGCCAAGGGTTCCACCAAGACTCCAACTCTCGACGAGTTCGGCAATAACCTCACGCAGCTGGCCACCGAGGCGAAGCTTGATCCCGTTGTCGGTCGTCACAACGAGATCGATCGCGTCATCCAGATCCTGGGTCGCCGCACCAAGAACAATCCCGTGTTGATCGGCGAACCGGGCGTTGGCAAGACCGCTATCGCTGAGGGTCTGGCACAACGCATTCAGCAGGGCGACATTCCGGACATTCTCGAAGACAAGCGCGTCCTCACGCTTGATATCGGCCTGTTGGTGGCCGGCACCAAGTACCGCGGTGAGTTCGAAGAGCGTCTTAAGAAAATCATGGAGGAGATCAAGGCGGCCGGGAACGTGATCCTCGTGATCGACGAGGTGCATACCTTGATTGGTGCCGGCGCGGCTGAGGGGGCGATCGACGCCGCCAACATCCTCAAGCCGGCTCTTGCTCGTGGCGAGCTCCAGTGCATCGGCGCCACCACCCTCGACGAGTACCGCAAGCACATCGAACGGGATGCCGCACTGGAGCGCCGCTTCCAGCCGGTGAATGTGGGTGAGCCATCCATTGACGACACCATCGAAATTCTTCGCGGCCTTCGCGAGCGTTACGAGCAGCACCACCGCCTCAAGATCACCGACGATGCCCTTGTTGCTGCAGCAACCCTGGGTGATCGCTACATCTCGGACCGCTTCCTGCCCGACAAGGCCATCGACTTGATCGATGAAGCCGGTTCCAGGGTGCGTCTGCTCAATTCGAAGCTGCCCCCCGCAGCGAAGGAAGTCGACAAGGAGCTTCGTTCTGTTCAGAAGGAAAAGGAGGATGCCGTCCGCGATCAGGACTTCACCAAGGCCGGTGAACTGCGCGAGAAGGAAGTGGAACTGCGTGAGCAGATCCGTTCTCTGCTTCAGGCGAATAAAGACGAGGCCAAAGCCGACGCCATTCCTGAATCCGGTGAAACGGCGTCCACCGAGACGGCGGCCTCAGACAGCTCACCGATGGTGAATGAGGAAGACATTGCCCAGATCGTTGCCTCCTGGACCGGTGTTCCGGTGCAGAAGCTCACCGAGAGCGAGTCGGTCAAGCTGTTGAACATGGAGGAAACCCTCCATAAGCGTCTGATCGGCCAGGATGAAGCCGTCAAGGCGGTGTCCAAGGCCATCCGCCGTGCCCGAGTTGGCTTGAAGAACCCGAACCGCCCGATCGCCAGCTTCATCTTCTCCGGCCCCACCGGTGTCGGTAAAACCGAGCTCACCAAAGCTCTGGCCACCTACTTCTTCGGCAGCGAGGAGGCGATGATCCGCCTCGACATGTCGGAATTTATGGAGCGCCACACGGTCAGCAAGCTGATCGGGTCGCCTCCGGGTTATGTGGGCTTCAACGAAGGCGGTCAGCTCACCGAGGCGGTGCGTCGTCGGCCTTACACCGTCGTGCTTTTCGATGAGATCGAAAAAGCGCACCCTGATGTGTTCAACCTGCTCCTGCAGCTTCTTGAGGACGGTCGTCTGACCGATTCAAAGGGACGAACGGTCGACTTCAAGAACACTTTGATCATCATGACCTCGAACATCGGTTCGAAGGTGATCGAGAAGGGAGGCGGCGGCCTTGGCTTCGAGTTCTCCGGTGAAAGCGCAGAAGAGTCGCAGTACACCCGGATCCGTTCCCTGGTGAATGAGGAGCTCAAGCAGTATTTCCGACCTGAATTCCTCAACCGTCTCGACGAAATCATCGTCTTCCGTCAACTCAACCGCGAGGAGGTCAAGCAGATTGCCGAGATCATGCTCAAGGAGGTCTTTGGTCGCATGGGCGATAAGGGGATCACCCTTACGGTGTCCGATGCGTTCAAGGAGCGCCTGGTGGAAGAGGGTTACAACCCCGCCTACGGAGCACGTCCGCTGCGTCGTGCCGTTATGCGTCTTCTCGAGGATTCACTCGCTGAAGAGGTGCTGTCGGGTCGCATCAAGGACGGTGACCATGCCGAAGTTGATGTCGATGAGAACAAGAAGGTGGTGGTCCGCCACAAAGGTCAGGTGGACACAGCACCGCAACTCGCCGGTGCCAGCGTCTGA
- a CDS encoding iron-containing alcohol dehydrogenase family protein — MVPSISSHAIAPATVVRGDGAWDEALPQIKSLCSSPLVLGRSSSTADQRRCLVSDLKAQGLNPLQAQLQFDCCEQDLQRVAADAQGCDAVLAAGGGKVLDAGKLLAHRLSLPCITVPLSASTCAGWTALANIYSAQGAFERDVALDRCPDLLVFDHGLVRQAPPRTLASGVADALAKWYEASVSSGDSVDGLVQQAVQMARVLRDQLLIDSLAALQDPGSEAWVRTAEACALTAGVMGGLGGARCRTVAAHAVHNGLTQLEACHHVLHGEKVGFGILVQLRLEERLGGNRLAGQAHRQLLPLLRQLGLPVSLDDLGLVQASLSELQEVCRFACREGSDLHHLPFAVTPGALLEALVGAAELSPINL, encoded by the coding sequence ATGGTTCCATCCATCTCGTCCCATGCCATTGCCCCCGCCACTGTTGTGCGGGGGGATGGGGCCTGGGATGAGGCCTTGCCTCAGATCAAATCTCTCTGTTCATCTCCGCTGGTGCTGGGCCGCAGTTCTTCCACTGCGGATCAGCGTCGGTGCTTGGTGTCGGATCTCAAGGCCCAGGGGCTCAACCCCCTTCAGGCTCAGCTCCAATTCGACTGCTGTGAGCAGGATCTCCAGAGGGTGGCTGCGGACGCCCAGGGCTGTGACGCCGTTCTGGCCGCTGGGGGCGGAAAAGTGCTGGACGCCGGCAAGTTGCTGGCCCACCGCCTTTCCCTTCCCTGCATCACCGTGCCGCTGAGCGCCTCCACCTGTGCAGGCTGGACGGCCTTGGCCAACATCTATTCCGCTCAAGGTGCTTTCGAAAGGGATGTGGCGCTCGATCGCTGCCCCGATCTTCTGGTCTTCGATCACGGCCTGGTGCGCCAGGCGCCACCGCGCACCTTGGCCAGTGGTGTCGCTGATGCCCTGGCCAAGTGGTACGAAGCCTCGGTGAGCAGTGGCGACAGCGTTGATGGTCTGGTGCAGCAGGCCGTGCAGATGGCTCGGGTGCTTAGGGATCAACTGCTGATCGACAGCCTCGCGGCGCTGCAGGATCCAGGCAGTGAAGCCTGGGTGCGCACCGCCGAAGCCTGTGCCCTCACCGCCGGGGTGATGGGGGGGCTCGGCGGCGCCCGTTGCCGCACGGTCGCGGCCCACGCCGTTCACAACGGCCTCACCCAGCTGGAGGCCTGTCACCACGTTCTGCATGGCGAGAAGGTGGGTTTCGGCATTCTTGTGCAGCTCCGCCTGGAGGAACGTTTGGGTGGCAACCGGCTTGCAGGCCAGGCGCACCGTCAGCTCTTGCCTCTGCTGCGGCAGCTGGGCTTGCCTGTCAGCCTGGATGATCTGGGTCTGGTCCAGGCCAGTCTCAGTGAGTTGCAGGAGGTGTGTCGCTTCGCCTGCCGCGAGGGTTCCGATCTGCATCATTTGCCCTTCGCTGTGACGCCTGGTGCTTTGCTGGAGGCCCTTGTGGGTGCTGCGGAACTCAGCCCCATCAACCTTTGA
- a CDS encoding alpha/beta fold hydrolase — MKTLLDQLRPALLDPQAECLADQVQWWNLPGLGVDDPFPVAVLGQGSPLLLLHGFDSSFLEYRRLAPLLADRFQLFIPDLFGFGFSPRPLGLTYGPEPVLRHLDALLKRLPTEAPVGLIGASMGGSVAVESARRHPEQVGSLLLLAPAGLTGRPMPVPPLLDRFGAWFLGRPGVRRGLCRQAFADPDADVGAPEEQIASLHLQCPGWAEALAAFARSGGFAGCGDPLPSQSLHVIWGENDRILRAPQKQALQALLDHPVETFPSCGHLPHIDQPSKVAERCHALLPHG, encoded by the coding sequence TTGAAGACGCTTCTGGATCAATTGCGGCCGGCTCTGCTTGACCCGCAGGCCGAATGTCTTGCTGATCAGGTGCAGTGGTGGAATCTGCCTGGTCTGGGTGTGGATGATCCCTTCCCAGTGGCGGTGCTTGGCCAAGGCTCTCCGTTGTTGCTGCTGCATGGTTTCGACAGCAGTTTTCTCGAATACCGGCGCCTGGCTCCCCTCCTGGCCGATCGCTTTCAGCTGTTCATCCCCGATCTGTTCGGTTTTGGTTTCTCGCCGCGTCCCCTGGGCCTGACCTACGGGCCAGAGCCTGTGTTGCGGCACCTCGATGCCCTGCTGAAGCGGCTTCCCACCGAGGCTCCTGTGGGATTGATTGGTGCTTCGATGGGTGGCTCCGTGGCCGTGGAATCGGCCCGGCGTCACCCCGAGCAGGTGGGTTCTCTTCTCCTTCTGGCTCCAGCCGGTCTCACGGGGCGTCCGATGCCTGTGCCCCCCTTGCTGGATCGTTTTGGGGCCTGGTTTCTGGGTCGCCCTGGTGTGCGGCGGGGGCTGTGTCGCCAGGCTTTTGCCGATCCCGATGCCGATGTGGGCGCTCCGGAAGAGCAAATTGCGTCACTGCACCTTCAATGCCCTGGCTGGGCTGAGGCGTTGGCGGCCTTTGCCCGCAGTGGTGGTTTCGCTGGATGTGGCGACCCCCTGCCCTCCCAATCACTGCATGTGATCTGGGGGGAGAATGATCGGATTCTGCGTGCTCCGCAGAAACAGGCGCTTCAGGCCTTGCTGGATCATCCTGTGGAGACCTTCCCCTCCTGCGGCCACCTCCCCCATATCGATCAGCCCAGCAAGGTGGCTGAGCGTTGTCATGCGCTGTTGCCCCATGGCTGA
- a CDS encoding DUF2993 domain-containing protein, producing the protein MADPVLNVLAGALRRWIRSQCDSLGSLELALNGSTWSLLRGRLDGVTLKARDVCFQGLPLQSVELCSGPIAVDMKLLSPGQMLALQQPFQVEGEVSFNGRQLNTALLKEPWRWLGDWMAEQLMGLSPLGALRINADLLELQVPVTALQDPVCRRFRLQAEQGTLCFRPETADEPFSLLPMDPAIQIESAQLGGGQLALKGKASVTP; encoded by the coding sequence ATGGCTGATCCGGTTCTCAATGTGCTGGCAGGGGCCCTGCGCCGTTGGATTCGCAGCCAATGCGACAGCCTCGGCAGCCTCGAACTGGCCCTGAACGGCTCCACCTGGTCCCTGCTACGGGGGCGTCTGGATGGCGTGACCCTGAAGGCGAGGGATGTCTGTTTCCAGGGGTTGCCCTTGCAGAGCGTGGAGTTGTGCAGTGGTCCGATCGCGGTGGACATGAAGTTGCTGAGTCCGGGTCAGATGCTGGCCTTGCAGCAGCCGTTCCAGGTGGAGGGCGAGGTGAGCTTCAACGGTCGTCAGCTCAACACAGCTTTGCTGAAGGAACCCTGGCGTTGGTTGGGCGATTGGATGGCCGAGCAACTGATGGGTCTCAGTCCGTTGGGGGCACTGCGCATCAACGCGGATCTGCTCGAGTTGCAGGTGCCTGTCACGGCCCTTCAGGACCCTGTTTGCCGTCGCTTCCGCCTCCAGGCTGAGCAGGGCACCTTGTGTTTCCGGCCGGAGACCGCCGATGAACCCTTCTCCTTGCTGCCCATGGATCCCGCCATCCAAATCGAGTCTGCGCAGCTGGGGGGGGGGCAGTTGGCCCTGAAAGGCAAGGCCAGTGTCACGCCTTAG
- a CDS encoding phosphatidate cytidylyltransferase, with product MIREVAFDQSQAPAAGAALRKRLISGLGVGGFGLLVVSLGGWWFTAALGGMVHLGLLEFFRMAQFKGIRPATKTTLVACQLLLFTTQWAIQGGLPPDVSHAVLPLSGAAICGWLLLQPVTGSIADIAASIFGLFYLGFLPSHWLSLRGLNDGWAITLSACLMIVATDIGSWAVGRRYGRRPLSPISPGKTIEGAIGGFLSAMLMGLICGQLMGWVLYGLPGLLLGALIALFALVGDLTESMMKRDAGVKDSGDVLPGHGGILDRIDSYLFTPAVVYYAIALCRPLLSP from the coding sequence GTGATCCGTGAGGTTGCCTTCGATCAGAGCCAGGCGCCAGCGGCCGGTGCAGCCCTGCGCAAACGGCTGATCAGTGGCCTGGGTGTGGGCGGTTTTGGACTGCTGGTGGTGAGCCTGGGGGGGTGGTGGTTCACCGCCGCGCTGGGGGGAATGGTGCATCTCGGCCTGCTCGAGTTCTTCCGGATGGCGCAATTCAAGGGAATTCGCCCCGCCACCAAAACCACCCTGGTGGCCTGTCAACTGCTGCTGTTCACCACCCAATGGGCCATTCAGGGCGGGCTACCGCCTGACGTGTCCCATGCCGTCCTGCCCCTGTCTGGAGCAGCCATTTGTGGTTGGCTGCTGTTGCAACCGGTGACAGGGTCGATCGCTGACATCGCAGCATCGATTTTCGGCTTGTTCTACCTCGGCTTTCTGCCCAGTCATTGGCTGAGCCTTCGGGGTCTGAACGACGGGTGGGCGATCACCCTCTCGGCCTGCCTGATGATCGTGGCCACCGACATCGGCTCATGGGCCGTGGGGCGCCGATACGGCCGTAGGCCCCTGTCGCCAATCTCCCCCGGCAAAACCATCGAAGGGGCCATCGGTGGATTCCTCTCGGCGATGCTGATGGGCCTGATCTGCGGCCAGCTGATGGGCTGGGTGTTGTATGGCCTGCCGGGCCTACTGCTGGGAGCACTGATCGCTCTGTTCGCCTTGGTGGGAGACCTGACGGAATCGATGATGAAACGTGATGCAGGCGTGAAGGATTCCGGTGATGTGCTTCCCGGCCATGGCGGAATCCTGGACCGGATCGACAGCTATCTGTTCACCCCGGCCGTGGTCTACTACGCGATCGCCCTGTGCCGACCGCTGCTGTCTCCATGA